A region from the Agrococcus sp. SL85 genome encodes:
- a CDS encoding PHB depolymerase family esterase has translation MPIRPSRRPLALLAAAAAAALGLVGVAVAQPPAAQAAGAWSTQTIAGMTVHVYVPSAAPIVEGGRALMVSLHGCVQSASAIRDGGQWVGAAEETGMVVAVPAAPSGGVLLGCWDYYDGNHSRTAPARHDDNLLDLVTALRGRADLAIDARQVYLSGLSSGGGQTMVMGCLAPDVFAGIGINAGPTVGTTSGQIGSVAVTEAQGRATCERFAGAAAGSFSTQLTSVVYGSNDTTVAPGYNTLNGRIMAGLYGATTQSSSSLAGLPGSSTNGTETRWSDAEGPRVSVIQNTGLGHNWPAGGGSGGAYISTTSIDYPRTVTRFFFEHNRRVDGVAPTPTPTPTPTPTPTPTPDPQGCVTATNAAHQAAGRAVSYGVNPYNPFYAIGTQDYLGQGDATVTSLQRLSATSWDHVPSC, from the coding sequence ATGCCCATTCGCCCGTCCCGCCGCCCGCTCGCCCTGCTGGCAGCCGCAGCAGCGGCCGCCCTCGGGCTCGTCGGCGTCGCCGTCGCCCAGCCGCCCGCCGCGCAGGCCGCCGGCGCCTGGTCGACCCAGACCATCGCCGGCATGACCGTGCACGTCTACGTGCCCTCGGCCGCCCCCATCGTCGAGGGCGGCCGCGCCCTCATGGTCAGCCTGCACGGCTGCGTGCAGTCGGCGAGCGCGATCCGCGACGGCGGCCAGTGGGTGGGCGCCGCCGAGGAGACCGGGATGGTCGTGGCGGTGCCCGCCGCGCCGAGCGGCGGCGTGCTGCTCGGCTGCTGGGACTACTACGACGGCAACCACTCGCGCACCGCGCCCGCTCGGCACGACGACAACCTGCTCGACCTCGTCACGGCGCTCCGCGGCCGCGCCGACCTCGCCATCGACGCCCGGCAGGTGTACCTCTCGGGCCTCTCGTCCGGCGGCGGCCAGACGATGGTGATGGGCTGCCTCGCGCCCGACGTCTTCGCCGGCATCGGCATCAACGCGGGCCCGACGGTCGGCACGACCTCTGGCCAGATCGGCTCGGTCGCGGTGACCGAGGCCCAGGGCCGCGCGACCTGCGAGCGCTTCGCCGGCGCCGCCGCCGGCTCCTTCTCGACGCAGCTCACCTCGGTGGTCTACGGCTCGAACGACACCACCGTCGCCCCGGGCTACAACACCCTGAACGGCCGCATCATGGCAGGGCTCTACGGCGCGACGACGCAGTCCTCGTCCTCGCTCGCCGGCCTGCCGGGCTCGAGCACGAACGGCACCGAGACGCGGTGGTCGGATGCCGAGGGTCCGCGGGTCTCGGTGATCCAGAACACCGGGCTCGGCCACAACTGGCCCGCGGGAGGCGGCTCGGGCGGCGCCTACATCTCGACCACGAGCATCGACTACCCGCGCACGGTCACGCGCTTCTTCTTCGAGCACAACCGGCGGGTCGACGGGGTCGCGCCCACGCCCACGCCGACGCCGACGCCGACGCCGACCCCGACGCCGACCCCGGATCCGCAGGGCTGCGTGACCGCGACGAACGCGGCGCACCAGGCGGCCGGCCGGGCGGTGAGCTACGGCGTGAACCCCTACAACCCGTTCTACGCGATCGGCACGCAGGACTACCTCGGGCAGGGGGATGCGACGGTCACGAGCCTGCAGCGCCTCAGCGCCACGAGCTGGGACCACGTGCCGAGCTGCTGA
- a CDS encoding FHA domain-containing protein FhaB/FipA: MSELTLIIIRIGFLALLWLFIFIVLYSLRSDLFGPRLTQLQQVAVQSQRSRSAAAATAPAPSAAGADTPTTVTERAAPSGGDALARRIVVTSGPKAGLELDLPETGLTIGRSSGSGLQIKDDYTSGAHAKIVRWRDQWMLQDQGSTNGTFVDGKRVTEATPVRVGSSIRIGTTTFELRR; the protein is encoded by the coding sequence GTGAGCGAACTCACCCTCATCATCATCAGGATCGGCTTCCTCGCCCTCCTGTGGCTCTTCATCTTCATCGTGCTCTACTCGCTGCGCAGCGACCTCTTCGGCCCGCGCCTCACGCAGCTGCAGCAGGTGGCGGTGCAGAGCCAGCGCTCCCGCAGCGCCGCGGCTGCCACCGCGCCGGCGCCGAGCGCGGCCGGCGCCGACACCCCGACGACCGTCACCGAGCGCGCGGCCCCGAGCGGCGGCGACGCGCTCGCGCGCCGCATCGTCGTCACCTCCGGCCCCAAGGCCGGCCTCGAGCTCGACCTGCCCGAGACGGGCCTCACGATCGGCCGCTCGAGCGGCTCTGGCCTGCAGATCAAGGACGACTACACCTCCGGCGCCCACGCCAAGATCGTGCGCTGGCGCGACCAGTGGATGCTGCAGGACCAGGGCTCCACGAACGGCACCTTCGTCGACGGCAAGCGCGTCACCGAGGCCACGCCCGTGCGCGTCGGGAGCTCCATCCGCATCGGCACGACCACGTTCGAGCTGAGGCGCTGA
- a CDS encoding PP2C family protein-serine/threonine phosphatase has protein sequence MSAPLAAAISHVGRIRTENQDSGYAGAHLFFVADGMGGHAGGDVASAIVTRRAREADREYATAEEAAQSLADALRAGNDALQAAMVEHPELSGMGTTGSGIVRVGDRIAIAHIGDSRIYRYRVGALEQVSTDHTFVQKLVEAGRITREEAEHHPRRNVVMRVLGNVETNPEIDMGVEDALDGDRWLVCSDGLSSYVDEDRIRAILEQGLDTPSTVQRLVNEALSRGAPDNVTVVMCDIADRRSSSIEPTTVGSAAAPISYEAIEPERTSVSLSQLLLHPRQSRQQPAFEHFEPESEEFLQELLAEQRRMRRNRRVSWGVGAIVAIVGIVAASTVFYQWTQDRYFVGVDEAGNVAIYQGIQQAIGPIALSTVVEETDIAIADLTPFNQRTVEQTISAGSLEAAQAIVARLEAQR, from the coding sequence TTGAGCGCCCCCCTCGCCGCGGCGATCAGCCACGTCGGTCGCATCCGCACGGAGAACCAGGACTCCGGCTACGCGGGCGCGCACCTGTTCTTCGTGGCCGACGGCATGGGGGGCCACGCGGGCGGCGACGTCGCGAGCGCGATCGTCACCCGCCGCGCGCGCGAGGCCGACCGCGAGTACGCGACGGCCGAGGAGGCGGCGCAGTCGCTCGCCGACGCGCTCCGCGCCGGCAACGACGCGCTGCAGGCGGCGATGGTCGAGCACCCCGAGCTCTCGGGCATGGGCACGACCGGCTCCGGCATCGTGCGGGTGGGCGACCGCATCGCGATCGCGCACATCGGCGACAGCCGCATCTACCGCTACCGCGTCGGCGCGCTCGAGCAGGTCTCGACCGACCACACCTTCGTGCAGAAGCTCGTGGAGGCCGGCCGCATCACGCGCGAGGAGGCCGAGCACCACCCGCGCCGCAACGTCGTGATGCGCGTGCTGGGCAACGTCGAGACGAACCCCGAGATCGACATGGGCGTCGAGGACGCCCTCGACGGCGACCGCTGGCTCGTCTGCTCGGACGGCCTCTCGAGCTACGTCGACGAGGACCGCATCCGAGCCATCCTGGAGCAGGGCCTCGACACGCCCTCCACCGTGCAGCGCCTCGTCAACGAGGCCCTCTCGCGCGGCGCCCCCGACAACGTCACGGTCGTCATGTGCGACATCGCCGACCGGCGCTCGTCGTCGATCGAGCCGACGACGGTCGGCTCCGCCGCGGCCCCGATCTCGTACGAGGCGATCGAGCCGGAGCGCACCTCGGTGAGCCTGTCGCAGCTCCTCCTCCACCCCCGCCAGTCCCGGCAGCAGCCGGCCTTCGAGCACTTCGAGCCCGAGAGCGAGGAGTTCCTGCAGGAGCTGCTCGCCGAGCAGCGGCGGATGCGCCGCAACCGCCGCGTCAGCTGGGGCGTGGGCGCGATCGTCGCGATCGTCGGCATCGTCGCCGCCTCGACCGTCTTCTACCAGTGGACGCAGGACCGCTACTTCGTCGGCGTCGACGAGGCGGGCAACGTCGCCATCTACCAGGGCATCCAGCAGGCGATCGGCCCGATCGCGCTGTCGACCGTGGTCGAGGAGACCGACATCGCCATCGCCGACCTCACGCCCTTCAACCAGCGCACGGTCGAGCAGACCATCTCGGCCGGCTCGCTCGAGGCGGCGCAGGCGATCGTCGCCCGCCTGGAGGCCCAACGATGA
- a CDS encoding FhaA domain-containing protein: MGFLDSIERGLEKAVNGAFAKTFRSGVEPVEIASALKRELDTSATVVSRDRILVPNRLTVRLAPADHQRLRRLGDALLDELTGAVQTHARQSGYSFPGPVDLGLQQDEALTTGMFEIDADTEAGEVVWTAVVDIKGKRHTLRKGRTVIGRGSDADITVDDAGASRKHAEIIWDGTRAQVSDLGSTNGTTLNGRALKTALLEPDSIIDIGATRIVYRVLAQSKEQA, translated from the coding sequence ATGGGATTCCTGGACTCGATCGAGCGCGGGCTCGAGAAGGCCGTCAACGGCGCCTTCGCGAAGACGTTCCGCTCCGGCGTCGAGCCGGTGGAGATCGCGAGCGCCCTGAAGCGCGAGCTCGACACGAGCGCCACCGTGGTCTCGCGCGACCGCATCCTCGTGCCCAACCGGCTCACGGTGCGGCTCGCGCCCGCCGACCACCAGCGCCTGCGCCGCCTCGGCGACGCCCTGCTCGACGAGCTCACGGGCGCCGTGCAGACCCACGCGCGGCAGTCGGGCTACTCGTTCCCCGGCCCCGTCGACCTGGGGCTGCAGCAGGACGAGGCGCTCACGACCGGCATGTTCGAGATCGACGCCGACACCGAGGCCGGCGAGGTCGTCTGGACCGCGGTGGTCGACATCAAGGGCAAGCGGCACACGCTGCGCAAGGGCAGGACGGTCATCGGCCGCGGCTCCGACGCCGACATCACGGTCGACGACGCGGGCGCGAGCCGCAAGCACGCCGAGATCATCTGGGACGGCACGCGCGCCCAGGTGAGCGACCTCGGGTCGACCAACGGCACCACGCTCAACGGCAGGGCCCTGAAGACCGCGCTGCTCGAGCCCGACTCGATCATCGACATCGGCGCCACCCGCATCGTCTACCGGGTGCTCGCGCAGTCGAAGGAGCAAGCGTGA
- a CDS encoding M24 family metallopeptidase, which translates to MPGTPTDPPSGATELGRRLERTRERMRAQGLDGLLVVDPANLHYLTGYDAWSFYMPQVLLVRLDAEPLLVMRAMDATGAHRSAALPADRILGYPESLVHRTDAHPFDWAAAELRARGLGGGRIGYEGEAHFLTVRSFLALREGLPGAELVDAHDLVNWVRLVKSPAELELMRRAGAVASAAMRAGVAAVAPGVRQADVAAAIAQVQASGVGEVVGDYPAIVPMLPTGESADTPHMTWSGRRLAAGEAVSIELAGAHRRYHAPLARTVALGRPTPELARLAAVTAEGLELVLDALRPGRAVEEVHAGWRAHLARAGYEKASRLGYSIGIGYPPDWGERTVSVRQDDPTVLEPGMCLHVIAGMWMQGFGCELSESVAIGEGAVEVLTDAPRELIVREAG; encoded by the coding sequence ATGCCAGGCACCCCCACCGATCCGCCGAGCGGCGCGACCGAGCTCGGGCGACGGCTCGAGCGCACGCGGGAGCGGATGCGGGCGCAGGGCCTCGACGGGCTGCTCGTCGTCGATCCCGCCAACCTCCACTACCTGACCGGCTACGACGCGTGGTCGTTCTACATGCCGCAGGTGCTGCTCGTGCGGCTCGACGCCGAGCCGCTGCTCGTCATGCGCGCGATGGATGCGACGGGCGCCCACCGCTCCGCGGCGCTGCCGGCCGACCGCATCCTCGGCTACCCGGAGTCGCTCGTGCACCGCACGGACGCGCACCCCTTCGACTGGGCGGCCGCCGAGCTCCGCGCCCGCGGGCTGGGCGGCGGCAGGATCGGCTACGAGGGCGAGGCGCACTTCCTCACGGTGCGCTCGTTCCTCGCGCTCCGCGAGGGGCTGCCCGGCGCGGAGCTCGTCGACGCCCACGACCTCGTCAACTGGGTGCGCCTCGTGAAGAGCCCCGCGGAGCTCGAGCTCATGCGTCGCGCGGGCGCGGTCGCGAGCGCCGCGATGCGCGCGGGCGTCGCTGCGGTCGCGCCGGGCGTGCGGCAGGCCGACGTCGCGGCCGCGATCGCGCAGGTGCAGGCCTCCGGCGTCGGCGAGGTGGTCGGCGACTACCCCGCGATCGTGCCGATGCTGCCGACGGGCGAGTCGGCCGACACCCCGCACATGACGTGGTCCGGTCGCCGCCTGGCAGCCGGGGAGGCGGTGTCGATCGAGCTCGCGGGCGCGCACCGCCGCTACCACGCGCCGCTCGCGCGGACGGTCGCGCTCGGCCGGCCGACGCCAGAGCTCGCGCGACTCGCCGCCGTGACCGCCGAGGGGCTCGAGCTCGTGCTGGACGCGCTGCGCCCCGGCCGCGCGGTGGAGGAGGTGCATGCCGGCTGGCGCGCCCACCTGGCCCGTGCCGGCTACGAGAAGGCATCGCGGCTCGGCTACTCGATCGGCATCGGCTACCCGCCCGACTGGGGCGAGCGCACGGTCTCGGTGCGGCAGGACGACCCCACGGTGCTCGAGCCCGGCATGTGCCTCCACGTGATCGCGGGCATGTGGATGCAGGGCTTCGGCTGCGAGCTGAGCGAGTCGGTCGCGATCGGCGAGGGCGCGGTCGAGGTGCTCACCGACGCGCCGCGCGAGCTCATCGTGCGGGAGGCGGGATGA
- a CDS encoding DUF3159 domain-containing protein → MRATPPDGPAAPEAPAADPTREESLARLLGGGRAALEASLPPVAFLVAWVASREDVAAAVGWSLAASAVLVVAALARRRSPRAALVGMLAMAVAALLALWTGEARNVFLVQLLSNAASALAWTLSILVRWPLLGVIVGGVIGTRTRWRRDPVLVRAYGRASWIWVLQYVVRVVVFTALWWLDETTALAIMRVALTYPLVIACVAASGWVLFASIPKGHPGIRRPRPVPAPALAEAPQTDR, encoded by the coding sequence ATGCGCGCGACCCCTCCCGACGGCCCCGCGGCGCCCGAGGCGCCGGCCGCCGACCCCACGCGCGAGGAGTCGCTCGCGCGGCTGCTCGGCGGCGGCAGGGCGGCGCTCGAGGCCTCGCTGCCGCCCGTCGCGTTCCTCGTCGCCTGGGTCGCCTCCCGCGAGGACGTCGCCGCCGCGGTCGGCTGGTCGCTCGCCGCGAGCGCCGTGCTCGTCGTCGCGGCGCTCGCGCGGCGTCGCAGCCCTCGCGCCGCGCTCGTCGGGATGCTCGCGATGGCGGTGGCCGCCCTGCTCGCGCTCTGGACGGGCGAGGCGCGCAACGTCTTCCTCGTGCAGCTGCTCTCGAACGCCGCGAGCGCGCTCGCGTGGACCCTCTCGATCCTCGTGCGGTGGCCGCTGCTCGGCGTCATCGTGGGCGGCGTCATCGGCACGCGCACCCGGTGGCGCCGCGACCCCGTGCTCGTGCGCGCCTACGGCCGGGCCTCCTGGATCTGGGTGCTGCAGTACGTGGTGCGGGTCGTGGTCTTCACGGCGCTGTGGTGGCTCGACGAGACGACCGCCCTCGCGATCATGCGCGTCGCGCTCACGTATCCCCTGGTGATCGCGTGCGTCGCGGCCTCCGGCTGGGTGCTGTTCGCCTCGATCCCGAAGGGCCACCCGGGCATCCGGAGGCCGCGGCCCGTGCCCGCTCCGGCGCTCGCCGAGGCGCCGCAGACCGACCGTTGA
- a CDS encoding glucose-6-phosphate dehydrogenase encodes MTSQPATTLLILGASGDLTRRLLLPGIGTLLAAEPERRVHIVGADLRELEADDWSSRVRDALAEGGAAGPAAEAVVASTRYVAGDATADDALSALLASIACDRLVLYFALPPQVTELVCEALERVGVPEGTILAVEKPFGDSLAAARELNALVTRIVPEERVFRIDHMLGLHTVLNLLGLRFANRLLEPTWDRDGIERVEILYDETVTLEGRAGYYDRNGALRDMIQSHLLQIMAMLAMEPVASVGERDLRDAVGQVLRAARVVDPVRDSRRARYAAGSVEGREVPDYTAEEGVDAGRGTETLAEVEVAIENQRWAGVPFVLRSGKSLGGVRKRAVVHWRPPAHVPRGLHGRDTPDRFVIDFKPDGFELHLTTNGRGDPFTLDQTVLRGELGGGQLLPYGEVLASILDGDPRLAVRGDAAEECWRIVEPVLAAWRDDAVPMEAYPAGSRGPEAWATSAEGR; translated from the coding sequence ATGACGAGCCAGCCGGCGACCACCCTGCTCATCCTCGGCGCCTCCGGCGACCTCACCCGGCGCCTGCTGCTACCGGGCATCGGCACGCTGCTCGCGGCCGAGCCGGAGCGGCGGGTGCACATCGTCGGCGCCGACCTCCGCGAGCTCGAGGCCGACGACTGGAGCTCGCGCGTGCGCGACGCGCTCGCCGAGGGCGGCGCCGCCGGCCCCGCGGCCGAGGCGGTCGTCGCCTCGACGCGCTACGTCGCGGGCGACGCGACCGCCGACGACGCCCTCAGCGCGCTCCTCGCCTCCATCGCCTGCGACCGCCTGGTGCTCTACTTCGCGCTGCCGCCGCAGGTCACCGAGCTCGTGTGCGAGGCCCTCGAGCGCGTCGGCGTGCCCGAGGGCACGATCCTCGCGGTCGAGAAGCCGTTCGGCGACAGCCTCGCCGCCGCCCGCGAGCTGAACGCGCTCGTCACGCGCATCGTGCCCGAGGAGCGCGTCTTCCGCATCGACCACATGCTGGGCCTCCACACCGTGCTCAACCTGCTCGGCCTCCGCTTCGCGAACCGGCTGCTCGAGCCCACGTGGGACCGCGACGGCATCGAGCGGGTCGAGATCCTCTACGACGAGACCGTCACGCTCGAGGGCCGCGCGGGCTACTACGACCGCAACGGCGCGCTCCGGGACATGATCCAGTCGCACCTGCTGCAGATCATGGCGATGCTCGCGATGGAGCCGGTGGCGTCGGTCGGCGAGCGCGACCTGCGCGACGCGGTGGGGCAGGTGCTGCGCGCCGCGCGGGTCGTCGATCCCGTGCGCGACTCGCGCCGCGCCCGCTACGCCGCGGGCTCGGTCGAGGGGCGCGAGGTGCCGGACTACACCGCCGAGGAGGGCGTGGACGCGGGCCGCGGCACCGAGACGCTCGCGGAGGTCGAGGTGGCGATCGAGAACCAGCGCTGGGCCGGGGTGCCCTTCGTGCTGCGCTCGGGCAAGTCGCTCGGCGGCGTGCGCAAGCGCGCCGTCGTGCACTGGCGGCCGCCGGCCCACGTGCCCCGGGGCCTCCACGGCCGCGACACCCCCGACCGCTTCGTCATCGACTTCAAGCCCGACGGCTTCGAGCTGCACCTGACGACCAACGGCCGCGGCGACCCCTTCACGCTCGACCAGACGGTGCTGCGCGGCGAGCTGGGCGGCGGGCAGCTGCTCCCCTACGGCGAGGTGCTCGCCTCGATCCTCGACGGCGACCCGCGCCTCGCGGTGCGGGGCGACGCGGCCGAGGAGTGCTGGCGCATCGTCGAGCCCGTGCTCGCGGCCTGGCGCGACGACGCGGTGCCGATGGAGGCCTACCCGGCAGGATCCCGCGGCCCCGAGGCCTGGGCGACGAGCGCCGAGGGCCGCTGA
- a CDS encoding M20 family metallopeptidase — protein sequence MLEAIASRLGGRSSRQEVAPGRPNLSIRFGPDPSASAPGVLVLGHSDVVPAGEGWSADPFSPRADGGWLTGRGAVDMKGGLAAALQALAAVHRVRPSLPLELLVTVDEEDLATGVAAHLALPPRPYLGCIVAEPTDLAVVVACRGAANLRIEVEGRAAHAGRPEDGASAITAAARIVDWIARDQARLREGAAGLLGSATWSVGRIEGGHGTSIVPDRCTLLVDRRLMPGETGAAALAELEVGIAAAIAGTGCAASAELLMEMPGFETSPAHPLVGAAVAALESEGRPAPVEAWTAACEGGFVARHHGCPAIILGPGDITGQAHQPDERVRIADLEAAARTYARLALSLAAR from the coding sequence GTGCTCGAGGCGATCGCGTCGCGCCTCGGCGGCCGGAGCAGCCGCCAGGAGGTCGCGCCCGGGCGGCCGAACCTGTCGATCCGGTTCGGGCCGGATCCGAGCGCATCGGCCCCCGGGGTCCTCGTGCTCGGGCACAGCGACGTCGTGCCTGCCGGGGAGGGCTGGAGCGCCGACCCCTTCAGCCCGCGCGCCGACGGCGGCTGGCTCACCGGGCGGGGCGCCGTCGACATGAAGGGCGGCCTCGCGGCGGCGCTGCAGGCGCTGGCCGCCGTGCACCGGGTGCGGCCGTCGCTGCCGCTCGAGCTGCTCGTGACGGTCGACGAGGAGGACCTCGCGACCGGCGTCGCGGCGCACCTCGCCCTGCCGCCGCGGCCCTACCTCGGCTGCATCGTCGCCGAGCCCACCGACCTCGCGGTCGTCGTCGCCTGCCGCGGCGCCGCGAACCTGCGCATCGAGGTCGAGGGACGCGCCGCGCACGCCGGCAGACCGGAGGACGGCGCGAGCGCGATCACCGCCGCCGCGCGCATCGTCGACTGGATCGCGCGCGACCAGGCGCGGCTGCGCGAGGGCGCCGCGGGGCTGCTGGGCTCCGCCACCTGGAGCGTCGGCCGCATCGAGGGCGGCCATGGCACGTCGATCGTGCCGGACCGCTGCACGCTGCTCGTCGACCGGCGCCTGATGCCGGGCGAGACGGGTGCCGCCGCGCTCGCCGAGCTCGAGGTCGGCATCGCCGCAGCGATCGCCGGCACGGGCTGCGCCGCGAGCGCCGAGCTGCTCATGGAGATGCCTGGGTTCGAGACGTCGCCCGCGCACCCGCTCGTCGGCGCCGCGGTCGCGGCGCTCGAGTCGGAGGGCCGGCCGGCTCCGGTGGAGGCGTGGACGGCAGCGTGCGAGGGCGGCTTCGTGGCGCGCCACCACGGCTGCCCCGCGATCATCCTCGGCCCGGGCGACATCACGGGGCAGGCGCACCAGCCCGACGAGCGCGTGCGGATCGCCGACCTCGAAGCGGCGGCGCGCACGTACGCGCGCCTCGCCCTGTCCCTCGCCGCGCGCTGA
- a CDS encoding HhH-GPD-type base excision DNA repair protein, producing MTRDLHLTGDDAADTLLSQDDFALLTGMLLDQQITMEAAFSGPAKLHDRLGGLDAAAVAAMDPEAFQAAMAEKPAVHRFPGSMAKRVQQLAQAIVDDWGGDAGALWREGSPDGREALRRLQALPGFGEQKARIFLALLGKQCGFDGAGWREAAGVYGEEGSKRSVADIVDPASLQEVRAAKQAAKAAAKAAKG from the coding sequence ATGACTCGCGACCTGCACCTCACCGGCGACGACGCCGCGGACACCCTGCTCTCGCAGGACGACTTCGCGCTGCTCACGGGCATGCTGCTCGACCAGCAGATCACGATGGAGGCCGCCTTCTCCGGCCCGGCGAAGCTCCACGACCGCCTCGGCGGGCTCGACGCCGCCGCGGTCGCCGCCATGGATCCGGAGGCCTTCCAGGCCGCGATGGCCGAGAAGCCGGCCGTGCACCGCTTCCCGGGCTCGATGGCGAAGCGCGTGCAGCAGCTCGCGCAGGCGATCGTCGACGACTGGGGCGGCGACGCCGGCGCGCTGTGGCGCGAGGGCTCGCCCGACGGGCGCGAGGCGCTGCGACGCCTGCAGGCGCTGCCGGGCTTCGGCGAGCAGAAGGCGCGCATCTTCCTGGCGCTGCTGGGCAAGCAGTGCGGCTTCGACGGCGCAGGCTGGCGGGAGGCCGCGGGCGTCTACGGCGAGGAGGGCTCGAAGCGCTCGGTCGCCGACATCGTCGACCCTGCGTCGCTGCAGGAGGTGCGCGCCGCGAAGCAGGCGGCGAAGGCCGCCGCGAAGGCCGCGAAGGGCTGA
- a CDS encoding FtsW/RodA/SpoVE family cell cycle protein → MSTAPQTSPSALQTGIVQLREVTEAIKVRIRNPAKLRNLELFLLVVAWAVGGGAMVLVQLGALQRVDLFPLQLAGFLAALTLALHIALRVVAREADAIILPVATALNGLGIAMIYRIDIAMGASGWEAASMRQIAWTGIALVIAILAIVIVRNHRVLARYRFVAMATAFVLLVLPLLPGIGRTVNGATVWIGLGPFSFQPGELAKIALAIFFAGYLMTARDSLSVVGRRVLGVRFPRVRDLGPILLVWAMCMLVLVFQRDLGTSLLYFGLFLVMIYVATGRRSWMVIGVGLVAVGGVAAYFLLSYVQRRIHSWIHAFDNDIYNATGGSFQIVQGVFGMAQGGLLGTGLGLGRPEITPYANSDYIIPSLGEELGLAGIIAILCLYMVLVSRGIRIGFQGPDDFTKLLAVGLAFVIGLQVFIVVGGVTRLIPLTGLTTPFLAAGGSSLLANWLIVALLLRLSDSVRGRGFA, encoded by the coding sequence ATGAGCACGGCCCCCCAGACCTCCCCCAGCGCCCTCCAGACCGGCATCGTGCAGCTGCGCGAGGTGACCGAGGCCATCAAGGTGCGCATCCGCAACCCCGCGAAGCTGCGCAACCTCGAGCTGTTCCTGCTCGTGGTCGCGTGGGCGGTCGGCGGCGGCGCGATGGTGCTCGTGCAGCTGGGCGCCCTGCAGCGCGTCGACCTCTTCCCGCTCCAGCTCGCCGGCTTCCTCGCCGCGCTCACGCTCGCCCTGCACATCGCGCTGCGCGTCGTCGCGCGCGAGGCCGACGCGATCATCCTGCCGGTCGCGACGGCGCTCAACGGCCTCGGCATCGCGATGATCTACCGCATCGACATCGCGATGGGCGCGTCCGGGTGGGAGGCCGCGTCGATGCGGCAGATCGCCTGGACGGGCATCGCGCTCGTCATCGCGATCCTCGCGATCGTGATCGTGCGCAACCACCGCGTGCTCGCGCGCTACCGCTTCGTCGCCATGGCGACCGCGTTCGTCCTGCTCGTGCTGCCGCTGCTGCCCGGCATCGGCCGCACCGTGAACGGCGCGACGGTGTGGATCGGGCTGGGGCCGTTCTCGTTCCAGCCGGGCGAGCTCGCGAAGATCGCCCTCGCGATCTTCTTCGCCGGCTACCTCATGACGGCGCGCGACTCCCTCTCGGTCGTCGGCCGCCGCGTGCTCGGCGTCCGCTTCCCGCGCGTGCGCGACCTCGGGCCCATCCTCCTGGTCTGGGCGATGTGCATGCTCGTGCTCGTCTTCCAGCGCGACCTCGGCACCTCGCTGCTCTACTTCGGCCTGTTCCTCGTCATGATCTACGTGGCCACGGGCCGGCGGTCGTGGATGGTCATCGGCGTCGGCCTCGTCGCGGTCGGCGGCGTCGCGGCCTACTTCCTGCTCTCCTACGTGCAGCGCCGCATCCACTCGTGGATCCACGCCTTCGACAACGACATCTACAACGCGACGGGCGGCTCGTTCCAGATCGTGCAGGGCGTCTTCGGCATGGCGCAGGGCGGGCTGCTCGGCACGGGCCTCGGGCTCGGGCGGCCGGAGATCACGCCCTACGCCAACAGCGACTACATCATCCCCTCGCTCGGCGAGGAGCTCGGGCTCGCGGGCATCATCGCGATCCTGTGCCTCTACATGGTGCTCGTCTCGCGCGGCATCCGGATCGGGTTCCAGGGGCCCGACGACTTCACCAAGCTGCTCGCCGTCGGCCTCGCGTTCGTCATCGGCCTGCAGGTCTTCATCGTCGTGGGCGGCGTGACGAGGCTCATCCCGCTCACGG